A genomic segment from Oncorhynchus keta strain PuntledgeMale-10-30-2019 chromosome 9, Oket_V2, whole genome shotgun sequence encodes:
- the LOC118387650 gene encoding protein phosphatase PTC7 homolog isoform X2, whose translation MLFSSKRAEKVFSSLGRELSRCVADGVGGWRDYGVDPSQFSATLMRTCERLVKEGRFTPSSPVGILTSGYYELLQNKVPLLGSSTACIVVLDRRSHQLHTCNLGDSGFLVVRGGEVVHRSDEQQHYFNTPFQLSIAPPGAEGVVLSDSPEAADSASFDVQLGDIILTASDGLFDNMPDYMILQELKKLKSANYDSIQQTAQSIAKQAHELAYDPNYMSPFAQFACDNGLNVRGGKPDDITVLLSIVAEYTD comes from the exons gtGTGGCGGATGGTGTAGGTGGATGGAGGGACTACGGGGTGGACCCGTCCCAGTTCTCTGCCACCCTGATGAGGACATGTGAGCGACTGGTGAAGGAGGGCCGCTTCACCCCCAGCAGCCCTGTGGGCATCCTCACCTCTGGCTACTATGAGCTCCTACAAAACAAAGTACCCTTGCTTG GTAGCAGCACAGCATGTATTGTGGTCCTGGACCGAAGGAGCCACCAACTGCACACGTGTAATCTAGGGGACTCTGGTTTCCTGGTGGTGCGAGGGGGAGAGGTGGTGCACCGCTCGGACGAACAGCAGCACTACTTCAACACCCCTTTCCAGCTGTCCATCGCTCCCCCAGGGGCAGagggagtggtactcagtgacag CCCTGAGGCCGCTGATAGCGCCTCCTTCGATGTCCAGCTGGGTGACATCATCCTGACCGCCTCGGATGGCCTCTTCGACAACATGCCCGACTACATGATCCTGCAAGAGCTCAAAAAGCTCAAG AGCGCCAATTATGACAGCATCCAGCAGACGGCACAGAGCATTGCAAAGCAAGCACACGAACTGGCCTATGACCCCAACTACATGTCTCCTTTCGCTCAGTTTGCCTGTGACAATGGCCTGAATGTAAGAGG GGGGAAGCCTGATGACATCACGGTGCTGCTGTCCATTGTGGCAGAATACACAGACTAA